A stretch of Aerococcus urinaehominis DNA encodes these proteins:
- a CDS encoding PhoH family protein, which yields MTDKQIAKEIYLQDPANAIQIYGPHDKNLSLIEDHFEVAVNSRGDKIEIVGPSDQVQLVIELIYQLEELLGRNIRLTDRDLMTAIKMAANGTLEHFIDLYDQAIGKNYEGKAIRAKSFGQKQYVDAINHNAITFGIGPAGTGKTFLAVVLAVQALKQGRVQRIILTRPAVEAGESLGFLPGDLKEKVDPYLRPIYDALYSVAGKEYTERLIEREVIEIAPLAYMRGRTLEDAFVILDEAQNTTPAQMKMFLTRLGFGSRMVVNGDATQIDLPRGVKSGLLDAKEKLAGLKDMRFIYFDAEDVVRHPVVAAIIKAYADEDPAVK from the coding sequence TTGACCGACAAGCAAATCGCTAAGGAAATTTACCTACAAGACCCAGCTAATGCCATCCAGATTTATGGCCCTCATGATAAAAATCTGTCACTAATTGAGGATCATTTTGAGGTGGCTGTTAATTCGCGAGGGGATAAAATTGAGATTGTTGGCCCTAGCGACCAGGTTCAGCTAGTAATTGAGCTTATATATCAATTAGAAGAACTTTTGGGGCGTAATATTCGTTTGACTGACCGCGATTTAATGACTGCCATTAAAATGGCTGCTAATGGTACCCTAGAGCATTTTATTGATCTCTATGACCAGGCAATTGGTAAAAATTATGAAGGCAAGGCTATTCGGGCCAAGTCCTTTGGTCAAAAGCAGTATGTTGATGCCATTAACCACAATGCGATTACCTTTGGCATTGGGCCGGCTGGTACGGGGAAAACCTTCCTTGCAGTGGTCTTAGCTGTCCAAGCCCTTAAACAGGGCCGAGTTCAAAGAATTATCCTTACTAGGCCTGCGGTTGAAGCAGGGGAGAGTCTCGGCTTCCTTCCTGGTGATCTGAAGGAAAAGGTCGATCCTTATTTACGCCCAATCTATGATGCCCTTTATAGTGTGGCAGGCAAAGAGTATACGGAGCGTTTAATTGAGCGAGAAGTGATTGAAATTGCGCCCCTTGCTTATATGAGGGGGCGGACCTTGGAAGACGCCTTTGTCATTTTGGATGAGGCGCAAAATACAACGCCAGCCCAGATGAAAATGTTTTTAACGCGCTTGGGATTTGGTTCCCGCATGGTTGTTAACGGGGATGCCACCCAAATTGACCTCCCACGTGGGGTTAAATCCGGTCTTTTAGATGCCAAAGAAAAGCTGGCTGGGTTAAAGGACATGCGCTTTATCTACTTTGATGCTGAAGATGTGGTTCGCCACCCCGTTGTAGCCGCTATTATTAAAGCCTATGCTGACGAAGACCCAGCCGTAAAATAG
- a CDS encoding RDD family protein → MFRPKSKKAGSPDYPAPELNQSLYAGQLEAEITAAKADRQDQVKSLDLQALLAVARQNFKRPLTTAFSRQMYAGFWSRLWAFLLDMAIVASINQLVIGLVSIVWPHILTTAWLTYLVYQLLLISYFSLASYWTNGQSIGKALFKIQLVHDEYRQLPFSMCLVRDGLGKMILTHLPILAVVVIFTPNRRNYMDFFTDTTTINLKQIAFLYENI, encoded by the coding sequence ATGTTTAGACCCAAGTCAAAAAAAGCAGGTTCTCCTGACTATCCCGCACCCGAGCTTAACCAAAGCCTTTATGCCGGTCAGTTAGAAGCTGAAATTACTGCTGCCAAAGCAGACCGCCAAGACCAGGTTAAAAGCCTAGACTTGCAAGCCCTTTTGGCTGTCGCCCGGCAAAACTTTAAGCGACCATTAACCACCGCCTTTAGCCGGCAAATGTATGCAGGATTTTGGTCACGTCTTTGGGCCTTTTTGCTGGATATGGCGATTGTAGCTAGCATTAACCAGCTTGTTATTGGTCTTGTCAGTATCGTTTGGCCTCATATTTTAACGACAGCCTGGCTAACTTACTTGGTATACCAGCTGCTTTTAATCAGCTATTTCAGCCTGGCATCCTATTGGACTAATGGCCAATCGATCGGCAAAGCCTTGTTTAAAATACAGCTTGTCCACGATGAATATAGGCAGTTGCCTTTTTCAATGTGCCTGGTCAGAGATGGTTTGGGGAAAATGATACTGACCCACTTGCCTATTTTAGCTGTGGTTGTTATATTTACCCCTAACCGGCGTAACTATATGGACTTTTTTACCGATACCACCACAATTAACTTGAAGCAAATTGCCTTTCTGTACGAAAACATATAA
- a CDS encoding pyruvate, water dikinase regulatory protein, giving the protein MSQANHQDQTSIFYLISDAVGSLVNNTFNSALVQFPTAKYDVQRYPFVQHIDALAPILERAAQNQAHIIASFSQPEMNQYAQDFCQDHQLFYYGVLQPVIDVMSKDFNMAPTGKPGSKHRLDDEYYKRIEALEFAVLNDDGQHPSRFEEADIVLLGISRTSKTPLSMYLANSGYKVANLPLVPEARVPDTIYQIDRRKIIGLTNDVNVLNKFRRERMIAYGLGDQTRYANDNRIQEELDYAHKIYNELQCPIINVADRSIEETATLILMFLNLENKPM; this is encoded by the coding sequence ATGTCACAAGCAAACCACCAGGACCAAACCAGCATTTTTTATCTCATTTCTGACGCTGTTGGGTCCTTAGTCAATAACACCTTTAATAGTGCCCTGGTCCAATTTCCCACCGCTAAATATGATGTCCAGCGCTATCCCTTTGTGCAACATATTGATGCCCTAGCCCCTATTTTGGAAAGGGCAGCCCAAAACCAGGCCCATATTATTGCTTCTTTTTCCCAGCCCGAAATGAACCAGTATGCCCAGGACTTCTGCCAGGACCACCAGCTTTTTTACTATGGGGTCTTACAACCGGTGATTGATGTCATGTCTAAGGATTTTAACATGGCGCCTACAGGTAAACCTGGTTCAAAGCACCGCTTAGATGACGAATATTATAAACGCATTGAAGCCCTAGAATTTGCTGTCCTCAACGATGATGGTCAACATCCTTCCCGCTTTGAAGAAGCTGATATTGTCCTATTAGGTATATCTAGAACTTCAAAAACGCCCCTGTCCATGTATCTGGCCAATTCGGGTTATAAGGTGGCTAATTTGCCGCTCGTACCCGAAGCCAGAGTGCCTGACACTATCTACCAGATTGACCGTCGTAAAATCATTGGCCTCACTAACGATGTTAACGTGCTCAATAAATTCCGCCGTGAACGGATGATTGCTTATGGCCTAGGTGATCAGACCCGCTATGCTAATGATAATCGCATCCAAGAGGAATTGGATTACGCCCATAAGATTTATAACGAACTCCAATGTCCAATCATTAACGTCGCTGACCGGTCAATCGAAGAAACAGCCACCCTCATCTTGATGTTCTTGAACCTAGAGAACAAACCCATGTAA
- the era gene encoding GTPase Era has translation MPEKEEQAFKSGFVAIVGRPNVGKSTLMNRIVGQKVAIMSDKAQTTRNKIQAVYTDDHMQIIFIDTPGIHKPKHELGEFMVKSAYQALGEVDAILMLVNVEQKIGPGDRFVMDKLSGHQVPKFLLVNKIDKVSKQEMQEFMVDIPEPELFDEIIPISAVEGANVDYLMEKLAQLMPEGPMYYPADQISDHPEYFIVSELIREQLLHHTREEIPHSIAVVVESMVPDPDQSHVIDVDATIIVERKSQKGIVIGKQGAMLKKIGSAARLEIEKLLGSRVYLNLWVKIEKDWRDKGRALSQFGYKADNY, from the coding sequence ATGCCAGAAAAAGAAGAACAAGCTTTCAAATCCGGTTTTGTCGCCATTGTGGGCCGCCCTAATGTGGGGAAATCGACTCTGATGAACCGCATTGTTGGTCAAAAAGTAGCTATTATGTCCGACAAGGCCCAAACCACCCGTAATAAGATTCAGGCCGTCTATACCGATGACCATATGCAGATTATTTTTATTGATACACCAGGTATTCATAAGCCCAAGCATGAACTAGGCGAATTTATGGTCAAATCTGCCTACCAGGCTTTAGGTGAGGTTGACGCCATCTTAATGCTAGTGAATGTCGAGCAAAAAATTGGTCCTGGTGACCGATTTGTGATGGATAAACTCAGCGGCCATCAAGTGCCTAAGTTCCTCCTAGTCAATAAGATTGACAAGGTTTCTAAGCAGGAAATGCAGGAATTCATGGTCGATATTCCGGAGCCTGAACTTTTTGATGAAATTATTCCTATTTCAGCGGTAGAAGGGGCTAATGTCGATTACCTGATGGAAAAATTGGCTCAATTGATGCCGGAAGGCCCGATGTATTATCCTGCTGATCAAATTTCTGACCATCCGGAATACTTTATCGTCAGTGAGTTAATTCGCGAGCAGCTGCTCCATCATACCCGCGAAGAGATTCCACACTCAATTGCAGTTGTGGTCGAGTCGATGGTGCCAGATCCAGACCAATCCCATGTGATTGACGTTGACGCGACCATTATTGTGGAGCGCAAGAGTCAAAAGGGGATTGTCATTGGTAAACAGGGCGCGATGCTCAAGAAAATTGGCTCGGCTGCCCGCTTAGAGATTGAAAAACTACTAGGATCTAGGGTCTACCTCAATCTTTGGGTTAAGATTGAAAAAGACTGGCGCGATAAGGGGCGGGCCCTCAGCCAGTTTGGTTACAAGGCGGATAATTATTAG
- a CDS encoding N-acetylmuramoyl-L-alanine amidase: MQKVKDHIKTNQNQYIIYLTLIAVLFALIGYDIYQHNKAHSRVIQSPVVNMRQGPSVTYDIQEQVKAGSKYKVLDEKNDWTYIALNNGKVGWIPNWLSTGQLPDEANGFIATVIKDQAQLYDASDQTNVVATADRNQKFPILHQDKGLVQIQLPQSIAWINQADIEITPGNMLNRGHYAMDSETRLAYQEFLANYPASVNTNAEGVNLYSQADTNSEVITTLPNNEQMGYLGQDDIFYQVETIDGQVGYVANWLVTSNADVMAEAGKAARDQGALAGKTIVVDPGHGGEDPGAIDASESVYEKENTLSTANYLKEALEAEGAKVIMTRQEDVLVDLAEIPQIANQAGADAFVSLHYDAAEDLTRSGTTVYYYDEGLSYQLAQQVQAQLMEQGPLRSNGSHFGDYQVLRDNQRPAILLELGYMSNPYDLSTFTQAEYQKTVAKAIVDGLACYLADQQA; this comes from the coding sequence ATGCAGAAAGTAAAAGACCATATAAAAACCAACCAAAATCAATATATCATTTACCTGACCTTGATTGCTGTCCTCTTTGCCCTAATTGGATACGATATATACCAACACAACAAGGCCCACAGCCGGGTCATCCAATCTCCGGTTGTCAATATGCGCCAGGGGCCGAGCGTTACCTATGACATCCAGGAGCAAGTTAAAGCCGGCAGCAAATATAAGGTTCTCGACGAAAAAAATGATTGGACCTATATTGCCTTAAATAACGGTAAAGTCGGCTGGATACCAAATTGGTTATCGACCGGTCAGCTACCTGATGAGGCTAACGGTTTTATTGCGACCGTGATCAAAGATCAGGCCCAGCTCTACGATGCTAGCGACCAGACCAATGTCGTGGCAACTGCTGATCGTAATCAAAAGTTCCCTATTCTTCATCAAGATAAGGGGCTAGTACAAATTCAATTGCCACAAAGTATTGCGTGGATCAACCAAGCTGATATCGAAATCACCCCTGGTAATATGCTTAACCGAGGACATTATGCCATGGATAGCGAAACCAGGTTGGCCTACCAAGAATTTTTAGCCAATTACCCAGCTAGCGTGAATACCAATGCAGAAGGCGTCAACCTCTATAGCCAAGCAGATACGAATTCAGAAGTCATTACAACCCTACCTAATAATGAACAGATGGGCTATCTGGGACAAGATGATATCTTCTACCAAGTTGAAACCATCGATGGCCAAGTTGGTTATGTCGCTAACTGGCTAGTCACCAGCAATGCCGATGTCATGGCTGAAGCTGGTAAAGCCGCCCGTGATCAAGGGGCTTTAGCTGGTAAAACCATAGTTGTGGATCCCGGTCATGGGGGTGAAGATCCTGGTGCCATTGATGCTAGTGAGAGCGTCTATGAAAAGGAAAACACCCTATCCACCGCTAATTATCTCAAAGAAGCGCTAGAAGCTGAGGGCGCCAAAGTAATCATGACCCGCCAAGAAGACGTGCTGGTTGACCTAGCTGAAATTCCTCAAATCGCCAACCAGGCTGGAGCCGATGCCTTTGTCAGCCTCCACTATGATGCCGCTGAAGACCTCACCCGGTCCGGAACGACCGTTTATTATTATGATGAAGGCCTCTCCTACCAGCTCGCCCAACAGGTCCAAGCCCAGCTGATGGAACAAGGGCCACTACGGTCTAACGGTAGCCACTTTGGCGACTACCAGGTGCTAAGAGATAACCAGCGTCCTGCTATTTTGCTGGAACTAGGTTATATGTCTAACCCATATGACTTGTCTACCTTCACCCAAGCTGAATACCAAAAAACTGTTGCCAAGGCCATTGTGGATGGTCTAGCCTGCTATCTAGCAGATCAGCAAGCTTAA
- the sppA gene encoding signal peptide peptidase SppA, producing the protein MKKRTWFLVILAALFLVMGALGQTMTNHTLSSETVQEALGQADQEVIVPGNPNQRIAVLNVEGVIAGQAEDSPLASPQSYRHEDLLDQIDLIKEDKTVKALLLVINSPGGGVYESDQLYRALADLKEARQLPIYVSQGPVAASGGYMISMVGDKVFADINTTTGSIGVISQALNAKGFMDEHGFKVEVFKSGGPKDAGAIYRDMTDDEKKIYQSQVNQMYDRFVSIVDQGRPKLNEDQVRKLADGRTYTGQQAKDNGLVDELGFKEDALAALQSDLNLGEAMVVDYSPKIPNPALNSLLPALSQAKEMLAKLQNGGQDQAPAAQIEAMNHLLESGQAPRFYYLYGGA; encoded by the coding sequence ATGAAAAAACGCACATGGTTTCTGGTAATTTTAGCGGCCCTCTTCCTAGTGATGGGGGCGCTAGGACAAACAATGACCAACCACACGCTTTCGAGTGAGACTGTACAAGAAGCCTTGGGGCAAGCTGACCAAGAGGTGATTGTCCCAGGTAATCCCAATCAAAGGATTGCGGTGCTCAATGTGGAGGGGGTAATTGCTGGTCAGGCCGAAGATTCGCCCCTGGCTAGCCCACAAAGCTATCGTCATGAAGACCTGTTAGATCAAATCGATCTAATTAAGGAAGATAAAACCGTTAAAGCCCTGCTTTTGGTTATTAACTCGCCAGGTGGTGGCGTCTATGAATCTGACCAATTGTATCGGGCCCTGGCTGACCTTAAAGAGGCCCGCCAGTTGCCAATCTATGTCTCGCAAGGGCCGGTAGCTGCTTCAGGTGGTTATATGATTTCCATGGTTGGCGATAAGGTTTTTGCGGATATCAATACGACCACAGGATCAATCGGTGTCATCTCTCAGGCCTTAAATGCCAAAGGATTTATGGATGAGCATGGTTTCAAGGTTGAAGTTTTTAAATCTGGTGGCCCTAAGGATGCTGGTGCGATTTACCGGGATATGACTGATGATGAGAAAAAAATCTACCAGTCACAGGTCAACCAGATGTATGACCGGTTTGTTAGTATTGTGGACCAGGGCCGGCCTAAGCTGAATGAAGACCAGGTACGTAAGCTGGCTGATGGCCGGACTTACACCGGTCAGCAGGCCAAGGATAATGGCTTGGTTGATGAACTGGGCTTTAAAGAAGATGCCCTGGCAGCCCTCCAGTCTGATCTGAACCTGGGAGAGGCTATGGTTGTTGACTACAGTCCTAAAATTCCTAATCCGGCCTTAAACAGTTTACTGCCAGCCTTGTCTCAAGCTAAAGAAATGTTGGCTAAGCTTCAAAATGGCGGCCAGGACCAAGCACCGGCTGCGCAAATTGAAGCCATGAACCACTTGCTCGAATCGGGACAAGCACCGCGCTTCTACTATTTGTACGGGGGTGCCTAA
- the aspS gene encoding aspartate--tRNA ligase: MMKRTEYCGLISKDFVGQDVTLKGWVQKRRDLGGVIFVDLRDREGIVQVVFNEENLAGQFDQAERLRSEYIIEVQGQVVAREADLVNPKIKTGEVEVMASQLTILSTAKTPPFAVEDDIDVNDEIRLKHRYVDLRRPEMTKNILLRHKVTKAIRNYLDNLGFVDIETPYLTKSTPEGARDYLVPSRVHEGQFYALPQSPQLFKQLLMASGMDRYYQIVRCFRDEDLRGDRQPEFTQVDLETSFLGQEEIRDIVEAMLKQVMKESRGLEIDQAFPVISYDEAMAKYGTDKPDTRFDMHLVDISDIVDQYDFKVFNQAVENGGIVKAINVKGAGDNYSRKDLDGLTDFASTFGAKGVAWIKVTDDGLTGPIGKFFKDNPAPLTDRLQAQAGDILVFLADQASVVNQSLAEIRLKFARELDLMDPNQFNFLWVVNWPLLEYDNQAGRYNAMHHPFTMPNEADLDKLADQPDQVYAQAYDIVLNGYEIGGGSLRIHNKDLQMQMFETLGFSQESAQAQFGFLLDALDYGFPPHGGLALGLDRLVMLIAGEENIREVIAFPKNGRAFDPLTGAPSPVSDDQLEELSLEVTSIDLD, encoded by the coding sequence ATAATGAAGAGAACAGAATATTGTGGTTTAATTTCTAAAGATTTTGTTGGACAAGATGTGACCCTAAAAGGTTGGGTCCAAAAGCGCCGTGACCTAGGTGGGGTTATTTTCGTCGACCTACGCGACCGGGAAGGCATTGTCCAAGTTGTATTTAATGAAGAAAACTTGGCTGGCCAATTTGACCAGGCTGAAAGATTACGGTCAGAGTATATTATCGAAGTACAAGGACAAGTAGTGGCTCGCGAAGCTGACCTAGTTAATCCTAAAATTAAAACTGGTGAAGTAGAAGTTATGGCTAGCCAGCTAACTATCCTATCAACCGCTAAAACACCGCCATTTGCGGTTGAAGATGACATTGATGTTAATGATGAAATCCGCTTAAAACATCGCTATGTCGACTTGCGCCGTCCTGAAATGACTAAAAACATCCTACTTCGCCATAAGGTAACCAAAGCCATCCGTAATTACTTAGATAATTTAGGCTTTGTTGATATTGAAACCCCTTATTTAACCAAATCTACCCCTGAAGGTGCCCGTGATTACCTAGTGCCTTCACGGGTCCATGAAGGTCAATTCTATGCCTTGCCACAGTCACCCCAATTATTTAAACAATTATTGATGGCGTCTGGTATGGACCGCTACTATCAAATCGTCCGCTGCTTCCGTGATGAAGACTTACGTGGTGACCGCCAACCAGAATTCACCCAGGTTGACTTAGAAACCAGCTTTTTAGGCCAAGAAGAAATTCGTGATATTGTGGAAGCTATGCTTAAACAGGTGATGAAAGAAAGCCGGGGACTTGAAATTGACCAGGCCTTCCCAGTGATTTCTTACGATGAAGCCATGGCCAAGTACGGTACTGATAAACCTGATACCCGCTTTGATATGCACTTGGTCGACATTTCTGATATTGTTGACCAGTACGACTTTAAGGTCTTCAACCAGGCAGTTGAAAATGGCGGCATCGTTAAAGCCATTAATGTTAAAGGCGCCGGTGACAACTATTCACGTAAGGACCTCGATGGTCTAACTGATTTTGCCTCAACCTTTGGTGCCAAGGGTGTGGCTTGGATTAAGGTAACAGATGACGGTTTGACTGGACCAATTGGCAAGTTCTTTAAGGATAATCCAGCACCACTAACCGACCGCTTACAAGCACAAGCAGGGGATATTTTAGTCTTCTTAGCTGACCAAGCTAGTGTCGTTAACCAATCATTAGCTGAAATTCGCTTGAAATTTGCCCGCGAGCTAGACTTGATGGACCCAAATCAATTCAACTTCCTCTGGGTAGTCAACTGGCCACTCTTAGAGTACGATAATCAAGCTGGCCGTTATAATGCCATGCACCACCCATTCACCATGCCAAATGAAGCTGATTTAGACAAGTTAGCTGACCAGCCTGACCAGGTTTATGCCCAAGCTTATGATATTGTGCTTAATGGTTACGAAATTGGTGGGGGCTCACTACGGATTCACAATAAAGATTTGCAAATGCAAATGTTTGAAACTCTTGGCTTTAGTCAAGAATCAGCCCAAGCCCAATTCGGCTTCTTATTAGATGCCCTAGACTACGGTTTCCCACCACATGGCGGTTTAGCGCTAGGTTTAGACCGCTTAGTGATGCTCATTGCTGGTGAGGAAAATATTCGTGAAGTCATTGCCTTCCCTAAAAATGGTCGCGCCTTTGATCCGCTAACAGGGGCACCATCACCAGTTTCTGATGACCAATTAGAAGAATTATCTCTGGAAGTGACTAGTATTGACCTTGATTAA
- the rpsU gene encoding 30S ribosomal protein S21, which produces MSKTVVRKNESLDDALRRFKRTVSKSGTLQEARKRDYYEKPSVRRKKKSEAARKRKF; this is translated from the coding sequence ATGTCAAAAACAGTAGTTCGTAAAAACGAATCACTTGATGATGCTCTTCGTCGCTTCAAACGTACAGTTTCAAAATCTGGTACTTTGCAAGAAGCTCGTAAACGTGATTATTACGAGAAACCATCTGTTCGTCGTAAGAAAAAATCAGAAGCTGCGCGTAAGCGTAAATTCTAA
- a CDS encoding Fur family transcriptional regulator, which produces MADFVQEAMTQLKEAGYKYTQRRADLLAVFAGEDHDRAFTAHQVQEAIADKYPNMSFDTIYRNLKLFADHHLLEETDLNGEMIFTRHCSPHLGHHHFICTNCGKTIPIHHCPMDIFVDQLPGCKIQGHRFEIQGLCPDCNPENQ; this is translated from the coding sequence ATGGCTGATTTTGTGCAAGAAGCGATGACCCAGCTTAAGGAAGCTGGTTATAAATACACTCAACGACGGGCTGATTTATTGGCGGTTTTTGCTGGTGAAGACCATGACCGGGCCTTTACTGCCCACCAGGTTCAAGAAGCAATCGCGGATAAGTATCCTAATATGAGCTTTGATACGATCTACCGAAATTTAAAGCTCTTTGCCGACCATCATTTGCTAGAAGAGACTGATCTAAATGGCGAAATGATTTTTACCCGCCACTGTTCTCCGCATTTGGGCCACCATCATTTTATCTGTACCAATTGTGGTAAAACCATACCCATCCATCATTGCCCCATGGATATTTTTGTTGACCAGCTACCGGGCTGTAAAATTCAGGGTCACCGTTTTGAAATTCAGGGACTCTGCCCGGACTGCAATCCCGAAAACCAATAA
- the ybeY gene encoding rRNA maturation RNase YbeY gives MLDILFTDENHYLNDQQQELLIDLLNFASHQLYPEDQIEMSLTIVSNADIQQINRDYRGKDQVTDVISFAIEDQGEGEMAIFGLPDDLPREIGDLFIAYERAVDQAKDYGHSLDRELGFLALHGFLHLNGYDHMTPADEKEMFGLQKELLDAYGLTRAD, from the coding sequence ATGTTAGATATTTTATTCACAGATGAAAACCATTACTTAAATGACCAGCAACAGGAACTATTAATCGACCTACTTAATTTTGCTAGTCACCAACTTTATCCAGAAGACCAGATTGAAATGTCGCTGACGATTGTCTCTAACGCAGACATTCAGCAAATCAATCGCGACTACCGCGGTAAGGACCAGGTGACCGATGTGATTTCTTTCGCCATTGAGGACCAAGGTGAGGGTGAAATGGCCATTTTTGGCTTGCCTGATGATTTACCACGTGAGATAGGGGATTTATTTATTGCCTACGAGCGTGCAGTAGACCAGGCTAAGGATTATGGCCATTCCCTGGACCGTGAATTAGGATTCTTAGCCTTACATGGCTTTTTACATCTAAATGGCTATGATCACATGACCCCAGCAGATGAAAAAGAAATGTTTGGCCTGCAGAAGGAGTTGCTAGATGCTTATGGACTCACAAGAGCCGACTGA
- a CDS encoding diacylglycerol kinase has translation MLMDSQEPTDQGAYRPQIGKNKHFFQSLGHALEGISFVLKHERNFRFQLTATVAVLLLGCLVGLASWEWLVLILACLLVLTMELVNTVIEWTIDLIVGDQYHPVAKHVKDVGAGTVLTAAIFAVAVGLIIFIPKLLSLIA, from the coding sequence ATGCTTATGGACTCACAAGAGCCGACTGATCAAGGAGCTTATCGCCCGCAAATTGGCAAGAACAAACACTTTTTCCAGTCCCTAGGCCATGCCCTAGAAGGCATCAGCTTTGTGCTGAAACATGAGCGTAATTTCCGCTTTCAGTTGACCGCTACGGTGGCCGTTTTGCTTTTAGGTTGCCTGGTTGGCCTGGCCTCTTGGGAGTGGCTAGTGCTTATTTTAGCCTGTCTTTTAGTTTTGACCATGGAGCTAGTCAATACCGTTATCGAATGGACCATTGATTTAATTGTTGGTGACCAGTACCATCCTGTTGCTAAACATGTCAAGGATGTGGGGGCAGGGACTGTTTTGACAGCTGCTATTTTTGCGGTAGCGGTAGGTCTAATTATTTTCATACCTAAACTTTTATCTTTAATTGCCTAA
- the hisS gene encoding histidine--tRNA ligase: MIQKPKGTVDILPGQVDVWQFVEETAKAILDRYRYFEIRTPMFESYDLFARGVGETTDVVSKEMYDFYDKGDRHIALKPEGTAAVVRAFIEHKLYAPEEAKPYKVFYLSPMFRYERPQGGRQRQFNQLGVEVFGNANANTDVEVISLAWDILTSLGIHNKKLVINSLGTPDTRLAYRQALIDYLEPHFDQLSKDSQTRLHKNPLRVLDSKAPQDQELVKGAPSILAYLSEASKARFDMVQAMLDDLGIPYEIDANMVRGLDYYQDTIFEIMPLGDDLNAQATICGGGSYDGLVSQLSDGKQEVPGCGFAIGLERLILTMADQDVQVPEMHPLDIYVVNIGEETDRYAMKVLHQLRQAGYTADRDFLMRKAKRQFKEADKQGADLVITIGGQEIADQVVQIKNMASGKEETVAYADLAADPRPIIEAIKGDNK, encoded by the coding sequence TTGATTCAAAAACCAAAAGGGACGGTAGATATTCTACCTGGTCAAGTGGATGTTTGGCAATTTGTTGAAGAAACAGCCAAAGCTATCCTAGACCGTTACCGTTATTTTGAAATTAGAACCCCTATGTTTGAGTCTTACGACTTATTTGCGCGTGGGGTAGGGGAGACTACGGATGTGGTCTCAAAGGAAATGTACGATTTTTACGACAAGGGTGACCGCCATATCGCCCTAAAACCTGAAGGAACTGCCGCTGTCGTCCGGGCCTTCATCGAACATAAATTATATGCGCCAGAAGAAGCTAAACCCTATAAGGTCTTCTATCTAAGCCCTATGTTCCGCTATGAGCGCCCCCAAGGTGGTCGGCAACGCCAGTTTAACCAATTGGGTGTTGAAGTTTTTGGTAATGCCAATGCCAATACGGATGTGGAAGTTATTAGCCTAGCCTGGGATATTTTAACTAGTTTGGGTATTCATAATAAAAAGCTAGTGATTAATTCTTTGGGTACACCCGATACACGGCTTGCCTACCGTCAGGCCCTGATTGATTATTTAGAACCCCATTTTGACCAATTGTCTAAGGATTCGCAAACCCGGCTACATAAGAACCCACTGCGGGTCCTTGATTCTAAAGCCCCGCAAGACCAGGAACTTGTCAAAGGTGCCCCGTCGATCTTGGCTTACTTGTCAGAAGCGTCTAAAGCCCGTTTTGATATGGTCCAAGCCATGCTTGATGATTTAGGGATTCCATACGAAATTGATGCCAATATGGTGCGCGGCCTAGATTACTACCAGGACACTATTTTTGAAATTATGCCCCTGGGTGATGACCTCAATGCCCAGGCCACTATTTGTGGTGGCGGTTCCTATGATGGTTTGGTCAGTCAGTTATCTGACGGTAAACAAGAAGTGCCAGGCTGTGGTTTCGCTATCGGTCTGGAACGCTTGATTTTAACCATGGCTGATCAGGACGTCCAAGTCCCTGAAATGCACCCACTTGATATTTACGTAGTTAATATTGGGGAGGAGACCGACCGTTACGCCATGAAGGTCCTCCACCAGCTGCGTCAAGCAGGTTATACGGCTGACCGTGACTTTTTAATGCGTAAGGCTAAGCGCCAGTTCAAGGAAGCTGATAAGCAAGGTGCCGACCTGGTCATTACCATCGGTGGTCAAGAAATTGCCGACCAGGTTGTACAAATTAAAAATATGGCCAGTGGCAAGGAAGAAACCGTTGCCTATGCTGATTTAGCCGCTGATCCTAGACCAATCATCGAAGCGATTAAAGGAGATAATAAATAA